The genomic DNA GGCAGCCTGGTCCGTGAATAAATTCGATATTCTCTGGCAGGAGTTGGTCGAGACCGAATTTAAAAATCGCGTGCGTGTGGCCGCCGCACACTTCCATAATACGCAGCGGGCGTTCGGCGGTGTAGGCCAGACGCTGTGCCCGGTTTTTCAGGTGGGCGATGAGCTGCATCACCTGTTCCGGCGCACGGTACTCATCAACAAAGCGCATTACCGTTCCTCGCCAAAGAGCAGGGCGCCGACGTCCGGCTCGACTTCAAACATGTTTTCCAGCGCCGCGAGGGTATCGCGAGCCTCGTCTTCGTTAATAATGCTCATAGCAAAGCCTACGTGCACCAGTACCCACTGACCGATACGCGGCTGGCCGTGTTCATCGGTTGCGCCGACCAGCGTCAGGTCGACATCACGCTTGATACCACAAACGTCAACCTTCGCCTGCACGCCGTCAATGGCGGCAATTTGTCCTGGAATGCCTATGCACATCGCTGCGCCTCCAGCCAGTTTAACCAGGTCTCCATGCCTTCACCGCTGGTAGCGGAGAGCAGGATGATTTCAATATTCGGGTTCACTTCACGCGCGCAGGCGAGGCACTTCTCAACGTCGAAATTGAGGTACGGCAGCAGGTCAACTTTGTTGAGCAGCATGACCGACGCGGCGGCAAACATATGCGGGTACTTGAGGGGCTTGTCTTCACCTTCGGTGACCGACAGCACGGCGACTTTGTGTCGTTCGCCTAAATCAAAGCTCGCCGGGCAAACCAGGTTGCCGACGTTTTCGATAAACAGAATCCCGTTGCTCTCGAGCGGCAGGCGCGGGGCGGCATCGGCAATCATCTGCGCATCAAGGTGACAGCCTTTACCGGTGTTGACCTGAATGGCCGGCGTACCGGTTGCGCGAATGCGCGCGGCATCGTTAACCGTTTGCTGGTCGCCTTCGATGACGGCGCAGGAGACGCGGTCTTTCAGGCGCATCAGGGTTTCGGTGAGCAGGGTGGTTTTACCGGATCCCGGGCTGGAAACCAGATTCAGCACCAGCTGTTCGCGGGCGGCAAAACGCGCGCGGTTACGTGCGGCAATCTGATTGTTTTTATCCAGCACGTCAATTTCCACTTCCAGCATCCGGCGCTGGCTCATGCCCGGCGCGTGGGTGCCCGCCTCGCCGTGGCCATAGTGCAGGTCGCCGTTGTCCGCGGCCTGCGGCTGAAATTCTTGTGTTCTGACGCCGGTAATCGACAGAGCCGGACGGCCCGCCGGTGCGAAGGGGGCGCTGCGGAACAGCGAATGCGGGTTACGTTCATCGCCCTCTATATAGAGGTTGCCTTCAGCACAACCACAGGTGCTACACATACATTACTCCTGATCAATTTCAATTCGCTGAATCTGTAAACCGTCGTCGGCGACGATACGCAGGTTGTCGCTGTTGCACTGTGGGCAGCGGCGGACGTGTACCGACACGAGC from Klebsiella sp. WP3-W18-ESBL-02 includes the following:
- the hypB gene encoding hydrogenase nickel incorporation protein HypB — protein: MCSTCGCAEGNLYIEGDERNPHSLFRSAPFAPAGRPALSITGVRTQEFQPQAADNGDLHYGHGEAGTHAPGMSQRRMLEVEIDVLDKNNQIAARNRARFAAREQLVLNLVSSPGSGKTTLLTETLMRLKDRVSCAVIEGDQQTVNDAARIRATGTPAIQVNTGKGCHLDAQMIADAAPRLPLESNGILFIENVGNLVCPASFDLGERHKVAVLSVTEGEDKPLKYPHMFAAASVMLLNKVDLLPYLNFDVEKCLACAREVNPNIEIILLSATSGEGMETWLNWLEAQRCA
- a CDS encoding HypC/HybG/HupF family hydrogenase formation chaperone, translated to MCIGIPGQIAAIDGVQAKVDVCGIKRDVDLTLVGATDEHGQPRIGQWVLVHVGFAMSIINEDEARDTLAALENMFEVEPDVGALLFGEER